Proteins co-encoded in one Acaryochloris thomasi RCC1774 genomic window:
- a CDS encoding cysteine hydrolase family protein, whose protein sequence is MKRGLIVIDVQNDYFKGGSMELVAMDKAASNCKRLLNAFRTEQAPLFYIQHISTQDHPTFFAPNTPGCRIHNSIQPQEREVVLIKHYPNSFRETDLNAHLQKAGVEEVVVCGAMSQMCVDSTTRAAFDLGYKCHVISDACATKDLEFDGQLVKASEVQAAFMAALRAPFAQISSTDQFLDNQ, encoded by the coding sequence ATGAAACGAGGATTAATCGTCATTGATGTCCAGAATGACTACTTCAAGGGTGGTTCAATGGAACTGGTCGCAATGGATAAGGCGGCTTCGAACTGTAAAAGACTATTGAATGCCTTTCGCACTGAACAAGCACCACTTTTTTACATTCAACACATTTCAACTCAGGATCACCCCACATTCTTTGCTCCAAATACTCCAGGGTGTAGAATTCACAACAGCATTCAACCCCAAGAACGTGAAGTTGTTCTGATTAAGCACTATCCAAATTCTTTTCGTGAAACTGACCTCAACGCGCATCTACAAAAGGCTGGAGTTGAGGAAGTCGTTGTTTGTGGAGCTATGAGTCAGATGTGTGTTGACTCAACAACACGCGCTGCCTTTGATTTAGGCTATAAATGCCATGTCATTTCTGATGCATGTGCAACGAAAGACTTAGAGTTTGACGGCCAGCTTGTAAAGGCTTCGGAGGTACAAGCTGCTTTTATGGCAGCACTGAGAGCGCCATTTGCGCAAATCTCGTCAACAGATCAGTTTCTGGATAACCAGTAA
- a CDS encoding DUF1816 domain-containing protein: MNHISQIIQNTVLVILAFLVLSILLRKGKSYETSPQEDDYDQAWWVTVTTQQPNYEYLFGPFKDKKEAEENLSGYIKDLADEGAIQIEAEVCWCKPQAITRDLRQISA, from the coding sequence ATGAATCATATTTCGCAGATTATTCAAAATACAGTCTTAGTAATTCTTGCCTTTTTGGTTCTCTCGATACTCCTCCGAAAGGGAAAATCGTATGAAACATCCCCTCAAGAAGATGACTACGACCAGGCTTGGTGGGTAACGGTGACGACACAGCAGCCAAATTACGAGTACCTTTTTGGTCCCTTCAAAGATAAAAAAGAGGCTGAAGAGAATCTCAGCGGATACATCAAGGATCTAGCTGACGAAGGGGCCATACAAATTGAAGCAGAAGTTTGCTGGTGTAAGCCTCAAGCAATCACTCGTGATCTGAGACAGATATCGGCTTGA